From Osmerus mordax isolate fOsmMor3 chromosome 8, fOsmMor3.pri, whole genome shotgun sequence, a single genomic window includes:
- the mia3 gene encoding transport and Golgi organization protein 1 homolog isoform X3: MAAHKTYLLVFFVFAHTLNSKASVERRFSDFKRCADEECSMLLCRGKAVRDFYGIDCRFLTFKEGETIYVYYKLSGKKTDVWAGSVGSRFGYFPKELLAINHIYTEKEFEIPAEETDFVCFETGLDKFDNYDIDSLLRASLSSLGENHRDNIVDQNTSPDRTTVEVESSRVVTLIEGDQIESDISPVIDEDSLFGELKRGSELADTAPSDLSWSESESWTNPTLDTKTVESEAIDSEHGKTKDSPPDPEDENLTQNESLLENQATVFSEGIPIPELKTTLGTTFDAVTSDDEETEKVTSYEEMSEKVDHPSYAESGFPREIPLLSLPDESSVLEQKDTLPSEQAEEEDSYLDTHQDEQASEDKTMWTTLGDKVFAIVSGGPRTANVPDSEEEDEDEEEIVSETTLKNPSHTQQEFEIRKGQQDPEETSMSGEHSVEDSNQLKSVMSDRPDSPSLFHIDEQRSTEQTENVLADSLTFPTTENPADLNTVSERNTKELDDKDVVKTTNEESHKELPLENEEMKKDTLTDYSEQKETKFRRFNEHLIIDWKKDASKDFPGVDEALNLDEAPGVDDAPGPVEATGPVEATGPEEAPGPEEGLGPEEEPGPEEGPGPEEGPGPEEAPGPEEAPGPEEGPGPEEGPGLEKEPGPEEAPDPEEAPGLEEEGEELLEDENAALSTSKMEPIEIQGVDEHEKLKEIESMNIEPEIASGHLDLNQYDTDVKTKPDKPEMYNDAENTDPDQIVIPLTEEKQEYSDSVLRLTLLRDHFKEEDMERFQKFLGLKNLFKVEALFSDLEEELKAVRLSQSDNSEDIEKVLEGILEASEMPILDDIERMLDSRDNNADLQQRDTSMFDEEASILDDFQELAFTLRQKYSAISDSAPLAKERQSSTGTDMAYAIAEEENIPNSAADSDTVNLTMSENQQKNASEELSHDEIQNSADIDEDGGHFNRNKDNQLNFKDAEEMQVPQRILDNAFDIGLGVETEQPSSGSLKSTSASHLNEEGPPTSKPAYAYMQNLLSVLFQNWGKVVDLMISNLPEEWNPGPTCMGFPWVPVLTTVFLGCITTMCFIWKSILIVRRTEYLVEEKDIQKHLDEVTKENTAVLAKVEELKTQREHLRNQQKMSKESADSALERVKELEIALKEVESHNELLVEECDSIMQTFDGERAKYLAHVDKSANYEKNISKLQRSMKKTQDALAKSKVLMEESKIREDARNTLHQCLQRDHTTLKEENSSLKNTAKDLEEKTHQLCEQIKVFIKSQKEYEDTITQKDHSNEVLTELLVDLEAYDLQKSDTKAVANGEAGTVADRASSMKKRIKQLMDVSQVQTTLSVVEEERNRFQTKLQNEEKDRKALEEKYRELEHDSTSLKSEKSLIENQLKILQQKYEIMTEMYQQKEISLQRRLTDEELERRDKEIKLSEVDGRALEAEQEVKIYRQRIKEMEEEVKKTEKALKVQIAEQERKAHENWVAANTAERSLSQEKTLRRNLHERLASLSNQLNDLRASNSGQPAVRCGDSYGPSPVSGGAPSPPLMIEGPGRPLSAPIGRRIDSYGHRPPFEKHTVPNRSDPGPRTSSPTNMEDLSSRPQGPGSFLESPIRDPGPLSHGPPPPGPRLPPPPPFAHGYRPPPPSHLAPGIRQANGTEGMPSAEFRYRPPPNGHPAMMGTRHGPLLGPGPMRFPSNIPQHPGPVFGGGPPGPYPPYHQDLRFPGPWDYGVPPQQLPPGTGPPPPQDGRPLAAQGSQDLPGGPQPSGGQGQDCISQQAAAQDPVRSTMSEP, from the exons ATGGCAGCACATAAAACATACctattagttttttttgtatttgcaCATACTTTAAATTCTAAGGCCTCTGTGGAAAGACGATTTTCCGACTTTAAAAGATGCGCCGACGAGGAGTGCAGCA TGCTCCTATGCCGGGGGAAGGCTGTCAGGGACTTCTATGGAATCGACTGTCGTTTCCTGACTttcaaggagggagagacaatatATGTCTACTATAAACTATCTGGCAAAAAGACGGATGTATGGGCAGGCAGT GTTGGCAGTCGCTTTGGCTATTTCCCAAAGGAACTTTTGGCAATAAACCATATATACACTGAAAAGGAATTTGAGATACCTGCAGAG gAAACAGACTTTGTGTGCTTTGAAACTGGACTCGACAAGTTTGACAACTACGATATCGATTCCTTGCTGAGAGCCTCCCTATCCTCTTTAGGGGAGAACCACAGGGACAACATTGTAGATCAAAACACAAGTCCAGATAGGACCACTGTTGAAGTTGAGTCATCCCGCGTAGTAACTTTGATAGAAGGCGATCAAATTGAGAGCGACATCTCTCCAGTTATTGATGAGGACAGCTTGTTTGGTGAGTTAAAGAGGGGCAGTGAACTAGCTGATACTGCTCCTTCAGACTTATCTTGGTCTGAGTCTGAATCATGGACAAACCCAACTTTAGACACAAAGACAGTGGAATCTGAAGCCATTGACTCAGAGCATGGTAAAACCAAAGATTCTCCCCCAGATCCCGAGGATGAAAATCTGACCCAAAATGAGTCTCTTTTAGAAAATCAAGCTACGGTATTTTCAGAAGGTATACCTATACCTGAATTGAAAACCACACTTGGAACTACATTTGATGCTGTCACTTCTGATGATGAGGAAACTGAGAAAGTTACTTCTTATGAAGAGATGAGTGAAAAAGTAGACCATCCTTCTTATGCTGAAAGTGGGTTCCCAAGAGAAATTCCATTACTGTCTCTCCCTGATGAAAGTTCTGTTTTGGAACAAAAGGACACTTTGCCATCTGAgcaagcagaggaagaggacagtTATTTGGACACACATCAGGATGAACAGGCCTCAGAGGACAAGACCATGTGGACAACACTCGGGGACAAAGTTTTTGCAATTGTTAGTGGAGGACCAAGAACAGCTAATGTGCCTGAttcagaggaggaagatgaagacgAGGAAGAGATTGTGTCAGAAACCACTCTAAAGAAcccttctcacacacaacaaGAATTTGAGATAAGGAAAGGACAGCAGGATCCAGAGGAGACAAGCATGTCTGGTGAGCACAGTGTTGAAGACTCAAATCAGTTGAAATCAGTAATGAGCGACAGACCTGATAGCCCATCATTATTTCATATTGATGAGCAAAGATCCACTGAACAGACTGAAAATGtcttagcagactctcttacctTTCCAACAACTGAAAACCCAGCTGATCTAAATACTGTCTCTGAGAGAAATACCAAGGAATTGGACGACAAGGATGTAGTCAAAACCACAAATGAGGAAAGCCATAAAGAGTTGCCTCTAGAAAACGAGGAAATGAAAAAGGATACACTCACAGATTATTCTGAACAGAAAGAAACAAAATTCAGACGATTCAATGAACACTTGATCATTGATTGGAAGAAAGATGCATCAAAGGACTTTCCAGGCGTGGATGAGGCTCTAAATCTGGATGAGGCCCCAGGTGTGGATGACGCACCAGGCCCAGTGGAGGCAACAGGCCCAGTGGAGGCAACAGGCCCAGAGGAGGCACCAGGCCCCGAGGAAGGACTAGGCCCGGAGGAGGAACCAGGACCCGAGGAGGGACCAGGCCCGGAGGAGGGACCAGGCCCGGAGGAGGCACCAGGCCCGGAGGAGGCACCAGGCCCGGAGGAGGGACCAGGACCCGAGGAGGGACCAGGTCTAGAGAAGGAACCAGGCCCGGAGGAGGCACCAGACCCGGAGGAGGCACCAGGTCTAGAGGAAGAAGGTGAAGAACTCCTTGAGGATGAGAATGCAGCCCTCTCAACATCCAAGATGGAACCCATTGAAATCCAAGGTGTGGATGAACATGAGAAACTCAAAGAAATTGAATCTATGAATATTGAACCTGAGATTGCGAGTGGTCATTTGGACTTAAATCAATATGACACAGATGTAAAAACAAAACCAGACAAGCCTGAGATGTACAATGATGCAGAAAACACAGACCCTGACCAGATTGTAATTCCTTTAACAGAAGAAAAGCAAGAATACAGTGACAGTGTTTTAAGGTTGACTCTGCTTCGAGACCACTTTAaggaggaggacatggagcGATTTCAAAAGTTTCTGGGTCTCAAGAACCTCTTCAAGGTGGAGGCATTGTTCTCTGATTTGGAGGAAGAATTGAAAGCTGTTCGCCTCTCTCAGAGTGACAACAGTGAGGACATTGAAAAGGTGCTGGAGGGTATTCTGGAAGCCTCAGAGATGCCAATCCTTGATGACATAGAGAGAATGCTGGATAGCCGGGATAATAATGCTGACCTTCAACAGAGGGACACCAGTATGTTTGATGAGGAGGCATCCATCTTGGATGACTTCCAGGAACTAGCATTCACCCTCCGTCAGAAGTACTCTGCAATCAGCGACAGTGCTCCCTTGGCAAAGGAGAGACAATCAAGCACTGGTACAG ACATGGCTTATGCTATAGCGGAAGAGGAAAATATTCCAAATTCTGCTGCAGACTCAGACACTGTCAACTTGACCATGTCGGAGAACCAACAGAAGAATGCATCTGAGGAGTTGAGCCATGATGAAATTCAAAACTCAGCAGACATAGACGAGGACGGAGGGCACTTTAACAGAAACAAAGACAATCAGCTAAATTTCAAAGATGCAGAGGAAATGCAGGTTCCTCAACGCATTCTTGACAATGCTTTTGACATCGGACTTGGTGTTGAGACAGAGCAACCATCTTCAG GATCTTTGAAATCAACATCAGCTTCTCATTTAAATGAGGAAGGACCACCTACATCTAAACCAGCCTATGCTTACATGCAAAATCTCCTCAGTGTGCTCTTTCAAAATTGGGGAAAAGTCGTTGATTTG ATGATTTCTAACCTGCCAGAAGAATGGAATCCAGGTCCAACATGTATGGGGTTTCCCTGGGTTCCTGTGTTGACCACTGTATTTTTAGGGTGCATCACCACTATGTGTTTCATATGGAAGAGCATTCTGATA GTGAGGCGCACGGAATACCTTG TGGAGGAAAAAGACATCCAGAAACATCTAGACGAAGTAACCAAAGAAAACACTGCTGTCCTTGCAAAAGTTGAAGAGTTGAAGACACAG CGCGAACACCTCCGAAACCAGCAAAAAATGTCAAAGGAATCAGCTGACTCGGCCCTAGAAAGGGTAAAAGAACTTGAG ATTGCTCTGAAGGAGGTTGAATCACATAATGAACTGCTGGTTGAGGAATGTGACTCAATAATGCAAACATTTGATGGTGAAAGGGCAAAGTATCTGGCCCATGTGGACAAG TCGGCAAATTATGAAAAAAACATCTCTAAACTGCAACGCAGTATGAAGAAGACACAGGATGCTCTCGCTAAG TCCAAAGTTCTTATGGAGGAGTCAAAGATCAGAGAAGATGCTCGCAACACCCTGCACCAGTGTCTCCAGAGGGATCACACCACACTCAAGGAGGAGAACAGCTCA CTGAAAAACACAGCCAAAGATTTGGAAGAAAAAACCCACCAATTGTGCGAACAAATAAAAGTGTTTATCAAGTCCCAGAAAGAATATGAGGACACCATCACTCAAAAGGATCATAGCAATGAG GTCCTGACAGAGCTGCTGGTCGACCTGGAGGCCTACGACCTGCAGAAGAGCGACACCAAAGCTGTGGCTAATGGTGAAGCCGGCACCG TTGCCGATCGAGCCAGCTCCATGAAGAAGAGAATCAAGCAGCTGATGGATGTTTCTCAG GTTCAAACCACCCTGTCTGTTGTGGAGGAGGAGCGCAACCGGTTCCAAACCAAACTGCAGAACGAGGAGAAGGATCGGAAAGCTCTAGAAG AAAAATACAGGGAGCTGGAACACGACTCCACGTCCTTGAAAAGCGAGAAGAGCCTGATCGAAAACCAGCTAAAAATCCTCCAACAGAAGTACGAGATCATGACTGAGATGTACCAGCAGAAGGAGATCTCCCTCCAGAG ACGCCTGACCGATGAGGAACTGGAGCGTCGCGACAAGGAGATAAAGCTCTCCGAGGTGGACGGGAGGGCCCTGgaagcagagcaggaagtgaaGATCTACCGGCAGAGAAtcaaggagatggaggaggaggtgaagaaaaCTGAGAAGGCCCTCAAAGTCCAG ATCGCTGAGCAGGAGCGGAAGGCTCATGAGAACTGG GTTGCTGCCAACACTGCTGAGCGAAGCCTGTCTCAGGAGAAGACTTTAAGGAGGAATCTCCATGAGAG acttgcctctctctccaaccaacTGAACGATCTCCGTGCATCCAACTCTGGCCAGCCTGCTGTCCGATGTG GTGACTCGTACGGGCCCTCTCCTGTGAGCGGAGgagccccatctcctcctctaatGATAGAGGGCCCTGGGCGGCCCCTGTCCGCCCCCATTGGGCGCAGGATTGACTCCTACG GGCATCGGCCTCCATTTGAGAAACACACAGTGCCTAACCGTTCAG ATCCTGGCCCACggacctcctctcccaccaaTATGGAGGATTTG AGCTCCAGACCGCAGGGACCCGGATCGTTCCTGGAGTCTCCCATTAGGGACCCAGGCCCCCTGTCACACGGGCCGCCCCCCCCAGGGCCGcgactccccccacctcccccctttgCACATGGCTACcgtccccctccaccttcccatcTGGCCCCTGGGATAAGACAGGCCAATGGGACTGAGGGAATGCCCAGTGCGGAGTTCCGGTACAGACCTCCTCCTAACGGACACCCAGCGATGATGGGTACCCGCCACGGGCCTCTTCTGGGTCCGGGTCCCATGCGCTTTCCTTCCAACATCCCACAACATCCAG gccCAGTGTTTGGAGGAGGCCCCCCAGGTCCATATCCCCCCTACCACCAGGACCTGCGCTTCCCTGGACCGTGGGATTAcggtgtccctccccagcagctGCCCCCTGGAACTGGCCCACCCCCTCCTCAGGATGGCAGACCGCTGGCTGCTCAAGGCTCCCAGGACCTCCCTGGGGGTCCCCAGCCCAGTGGAGGCCAGGGGCAGGACTGCATATCCCAGCAGGCAGCAGCCCAGGATCCAGTCAGGTCAACCATGTCTGAGCCTTGA
- the mia3 gene encoding transport and Golgi organization protein 1 homolog isoform X2, whose translation MAAHKTYLLVFFVFAHTLNSKASVERRFSDFKRCADEECSMLLCRGKAVRDFYGIDCRFLTFKEGETIYVYYKLSGKKTDVWAGSVGSRFGYFPKELLAINHIYTEKEFEIPAEETDFVCFETGLDKFDNYDIDSLLRASLSSLGENHRDNIVDQNTSPDRTTVEVESSRVVTLIEGDQIESDISPVIDEDSLFGELKRGSELADTAPSDLSWSESESWTNPTLDTKTVESEAIDSEHGKTKDSPPDPEDENLTQNESLLENQATVFSEGIPIPELKTTLGTTFDAVTSDDEETEKVTSYEEMSEKVDHPSYAESGFPREIPLLSLPDESSVLEQKDTLPSEQAEEEDSYLDTHQDEQASEDKTMWTTLGDKVFAIVSGGPRTANVPDSEEEDEDEEEIVSETTLKNPSHTQQEFEIRKGQQDPEETSMSGEHSVEDSNQLKSVMSDRPDSPSLFHIDEQRSTEQTENVLADSLTFPTTENPADLNTVSERNTKELDDKDVVKTTNEESHKELPLENEEMKKDTLTDYSEQKETKFRRFNEHLIIDWKKDASKDFPGVDEALNLDEAPGVDDAPGPVEATGPVEATGPEEAPGPEEGLGPEEEPGPEEGPGPEEGPGPEEAPGPEEAPGPEEGPGPEEGPGLEKEPGPEEAPDPEEAPGLEEEGEELLEDENAALSTSKMEPIEIQGVDEHEKLKEIESMNIEPEIASGHLDLNQYDTDVKTKPDKPEMYNDAENTDPDQIVIPLTEEKQEYSDSVLRLTLLRDHFKEEDMERFQKFLGLKNLFKVEALFSDLEEELKAVRLSQSDNSEDIEKVLEGILEASEMPILDDIERMLDSRDNNADLQQRDTSMFDEEASILDDFQELAFTLRQKYSAISDSAPLAKERQSSTGTDMAYAIAEEENIPNSAADSDTVNLTMSENQQKNASEELSHDEIQNSADIDEDGGHFNRNKDNQLNFKDAEEMQVPQRILDNAFDIGLGVETEQPSSGSLKSTSASHLNEEGPPTSKPAYAYMQNLLSVLFQNWGKVVDLMISNLPEEWNPGPTCMGFPWVPVLTTVFLGCITTMCFIWKSILIVRRTEYLVEEKDIQKHLDEVTKENTAVLAKVEELKTQREHLRNQQKMSKESADSALERVKELEIALKEVESHNELLVEECDSIMQTFDGERAKYLAHVDKSANYEKNISKLQRSMKKTQDALAKSKVLMEESKIREDARNTLHQCLQRDHTTLKEENSSLKNTAKDLEEKTHQLCEQIKVFIKSQKEYEDTITQKDHSNEVLTELLVDLEAYDLQKSDTKAVANGEAGTVADRASSMKKRIKQLMDVSQVQTTLSVVEEERNRFQTKLQNEEKDRKALEEKYRELEHDSTSLKSEKSLIENQLKILQQKYEIMTEMYQQKEISLQRRLTDEELERRDKEIKLSEVDGRALEAEQEVKIYRQRIKEMEEEVKKTEKALKVQIAEQERKAHENWVAANTAERSLSQEKTLRRNLHERLASLSNQLNDLRASNSGQPAVRCGDSYGPSPVSGGAPSPPLMIEGPGRPLSAPIGRRIDSYGHRPPFEKHTVPNRSDPGPRTSSPTNMEDLTDPTRSESLETGNEVSTECSEPSSRPQGPGSFLESPIRDPGPLSHGPPPPGPRLPPPPPFAHGYRPPPPSHLAPGIRQANGTEGMPSAEFRYRPPPNGHPAMMGTRHGPLLGPGPMRFPSNIPQHPGPVFGGGPPGPYPPYHQDLRFPGPWDYGVPPQQLPPGTGPPPPQDGRPLAAQGSQDLPGGPQPSGGQGQDCISQQAAAQDPVRSTMSEP comes from the exons ATGGCAGCACATAAAACATACctattagttttttttgtatttgcaCATACTTTAAATTCTAAGGCCTCTGTGGAAAGACGATTTTCCGACTTTAAAAGATGCGCCGACGAGGAGTGCAGCA TGCTCCTATGCCGGGGGAAGGCTGTCAGGGACTTCTATGGAATCGACTGTCGTTTCCTGACTttcaaggagggagagacaatatATGTCTACTATAAACTATCTGGCAAAAAGACGGATGTATGGGCAGGCAGT GTTGGCAGTCGCTTTGGCTATTTCCCAAAGGAACTTTTGGCAATAAACCATATATACACTGAAAAGGAATTTGAGATACCTGCAGAG gAAACAGACTTTGTGTGCTTTGAAACTGGACTCGACAAGTTTGACAACTACGATATCGATTCCTTGCTGAGAGCCTCCCTATCCTCTTTAGGGGAGAACCACAGGGACAACATTGTAGATCAAAACACAAGTCCAGATAGGACCACTGTTGAAGTTGAGTCATCCCGCGTAGTAACTTTGATAGAAGGCGATCAAATTGAGAGCGACATCTCTCCAGTTATTGATGAGGACAGCTTGTTTGGTGAGTTAAAGAGGGGCAGTGAACTAGCTGATACTGCTCCTTCAGACTTATCTTGGTCTGAGTCTGAATCATGGACAAACCCAACTTTAGACACAAAGACAGTGGAATCTGAAGCCATTGACTCAGAGCATGGTAAAACCAAAGATTCTCCCCCAGATCCCGAGGATGAAAATCTGACCCAAAATGAGTCTCTTTTAGAAAATCAAGCTACGGTATTTTCAGAAGGTATACCTATACCTGAATTGAAAACCACACTTGGAACTACATTTGATGCTGTCACTTCTGATGATGAGGAAACTGAGAAAGTTACTTCTTATGAAGAGATGAGTGAAAAAGTAGACCATCCTTCTTATGCTGAAAGTGGGTTCCCAAGAGAAATTCCATTACTGTCTCTCCCTGATGAAAGTTCTGTTTTGGAACAAAAGGACACTTTGCCATCTGAgcaagcagaggaagaggacagtTATTTGGACACACATCAGGATGAACAGGCCTCAGAGGACAAGACCATGTGGACAACACTCGGGGACAAAGTTTTTGCAATTGTTAGTGGAGGACCAAGAACAGCTAATGTGCCTGAttcagaggaggaagatgaagacgAGGAAGAGATTGTGTCAGAAACCACTCTAAAGAAcccttctcacacacaacaaGAATTTGAGATAAGGAAAGGACAGCAGGATCCAGAGGAGACAAGCATGTCTGGTGAGCACAGTGTTGAAGACTCAAATCAGTTGAAATCAGTAATGAGCGACAGACCTGATAGCCCATCATTATTTCATATTGATGAGCAAAGATCCACTGAACAGACTGAAAATGtcttagcagactctcttacctTTCCAACAACTGAAAACCCAGCTGATCTAAATACTGTCTCTGAGAGAAATACCAAGGAATTGGACGACAAGGATGTAGTCAAAACCACAAATGAGGAAAGCCATAAAGAGTTGCCTCTAGAAAACGAGGAAATGAAAAAGGATACACTCACAGATTATTCTGAACAGAAAGAAACAAAATTCAGACGATTCAATGAACACTTGATCATTGATTGGAAGAAAGATGCATCAAAGGACTTTCCAGGCGTGGATGAGGCTCTAAATCTGGATGAGGCCCCAGGTGTGGATGACGCACCAGGCCCAGTGGAGGCAACAGGCCCAGTGGAGGCAACAGGCCCAGAGGAGGCACCAGGCCCCGAGGAAGGACTAGGCCCGGAGGAGGAACCAGGACCCGAGGAGGGACCAGGCCCGGAGGAGGGACCAGGCCCGGAGGAGGCACCAGGCCCGGAGGAGGCACCAGGCCCGGAGGAGGGACCAGGACCCGAGGAGGGACCAGGTCTAGAGAAGGAACCAGGCCCGGAGGAGGCACCAGACCCGGAGGAGGCACCAGGTCTAGAGGAAGAAGGTGAAGAACTCCTTGAGGATGAGAATGCAGCCCTCTCAACATCCAAGATGGAACCCATTGAAATCCAAGGTGTGGATGAACATGAGAAACTCAAAGAAATTGAATCTATGAATATTGAACCTGAGATTGCGAGTGGTCATTTGGACTTAAATCAATATGACACAGATGTAAAAACAAAACCAGACAAGCCTGAGATGTACAATGATGCAGAAAACACAGACCCTGACCAGATTGTAATTCCTTTAACAGAAGAAAAGCAAGAATACAGTGACAGTGTTTTAAGGTTGACTCTGCTTCGAGACCACTTTAaggaggaggacatggagcGATTTCAAAAGTTTCTGGGTCTCAAGAACCTCTTCAAGGTGGAGGCATTGTTCTCTGATTTGGAGGAAGAATTGAAAGCTGTTCGCCTCTCTCAGAGTGACAACAGTGAGGACATTGAAAAGGTGCTGGAGGGTATTCTGGAAGCCTCAGAGATGCCAATCCTTGATGACATAGAGAGAATGCTGGATAGCCGGGATAATAATGCTGACCTTCAACAGAGGGACACCAGTATGTTTGATGAGGAGGCATCCATCTTGGATGACTTCCAGGAACTAGCATTCACCCTCCGTCAGAAGTACTCTGCAATCAGCGACAGTGCTCCCTTGGCAAAGGAGAGACAATCAAGCACTGGTACAG ACATGGCTTATGCTATAGCGGAAGAGGAAAATATTCCAAATTCTGCTGCAGACTCAGACACTGTCAACTTGACCATGTCGGAGAACCAACAGAAGAATGCATCTGAGGAGTTGAGCCATGATGAAATTCAAAACTCAGCAGACATAGACGAGGACGGAGGGCACTTTAACAGAAACAAAGACAATCAGCTAAATTTCAAAGATGCAGAGGAAATGCAGGTTCCTCAACGCATTCTTGACAATGCTTTTGACATCGGACTTGGTGTTGAGACAGAGCAACCATCTTCAG GATCTTTGAAATCAACATCAGCTTCTCATTTAAATGAGGAAGGACCACCTACATCTAAACCAGCCTATGCTTACATGCAAAATCTCCTCAGTGTGCTCTTTCAAAATTGGGGAAAAGTCGTTGATTTG ATGATTTCTAACCTGCCAGAAGAATGGAATCCAGGTCCAACATGTATGGGGTTTCCCTGGGTTCCTGTGTTGACCACTGTATTTTTAGGGTGCATCACCACTATGTGTTTCATATGGAAGAGCATTCTGATA GTGAGGCGCACGGAATACCTTG TGGAGGAAAAAGACATCCAGAAACATCTAGACGAAGTAACCAAAGAAAACACTGCTGTCCTTGCAAAAGTTGAAGAGTTGAAGACACAG CGCGAACACCTCCGAAACCAGCAAAAAATGTCAAAGGAATCAGCTGACTCGGCCCTAGAAAGGGTAAAAGAACTTGAG ATTGCTCTGAAGGAGGTTGAATCACATAATGAACTGCTGGTTGAGGAATGTGACTCAATAATGCAAACATTTGATGGTGAAAGGGCAAAGTATCTGGCCCATGTGGACAAG TCGGCAAATTATGAAAAAAACATCTCTAAACTGCAACGCAGTATGAAGAAGACACAGGATGCTCTCGCTAAG TCCAAAGTTCTTATGGAGGAGTCAAAGATCAGAGAAGATGCTCGCAACACCCTGCACCAGTGTCTCCAGAGGGATCACACCACACTCAAGGAGGAGAACAGCTCA CTGAAAAACACAGCCAAAGATTTGGAAGAAAAAACCCACCAATTGTGCGAACAAATAAAAGTGTTTATCAAGTCCCAGAAAGAATATGAGGACACCATCACTCAAAAGGATCATAGCAATGAG GTCCTGACAGAGCTGCTGGTCGACCTGGAGGCCTACGACCTGCAGAAGAGCGACACCAAAGCTGTGGCTAATGGTGAAGCCGGCACCG TTGCCGATCGAGCCAGCTCCATGAAGAAGAGAATCAAGCAGCTGATGGATGTTTCTCAG GTTCAAACCACCCTGTCTGTTGTGGAGGAGGAGCGCAACCGGTTCCAAACCAAACTGCAGAACGAGGAGAAGGATCGGAAAGCTCTAGAAG AAAAATACAGGGAGCTGGAACACGACTCCACGTCCTTGAAAAGCGAGAAGAGCCTGATCGAAAACCAGCTAAAAATCCTCCAACAGAAGTACGAGATCATGACTGAGATGTACCAGCAGAAGGAGATCTCCCTCCAGAG ACGCCTGACCGATGAGGAACTGGAGCGTCGCGACAAGGAGATAAAGCTCTCCGAGGTGGACGGGAGGGCCCTGgaagcagagcaggaagtgaaGATCTACCGGCAGAGAAtcaaggagatggaggaggaggtgaagaaaaCTGAGAAGGCCCTCAAAGTCCAG ATCGCTGAGCAGGAGCGGAAGGCTCATGAGAACTGG GTTGCTGCCAACACTGCTGAGCGAAGCCTGTCTCAGGAGAAGACTTTAAGGAGGAATCTCCATGAGAG acttgcctctctctccaaccaacTGAACGATCTCCGTGCATCCAACTCTGGCCAGCCTGCTGTCCGATGTG GTGACTCGTACGGGCCCTCTCCTGTGAGCGGAGgagccccatctcctcctctaatGATAGAGGGCCCTGGGCGGCCCCTGTCCGCCCCCATTGGGCGCAGGATTGACTCCTACG GGCATCGGCCTCCATTTGAGAAACACACAGTGCCTAACCGTTCAG ATCCTGGCCCACggacctcctctcccaccaaTATGGAGGATTTG ACAGACCCAACACGGTCTGAAAGCCTTGAAACAGGAAATGAGGTCTCTACTGAGTGTTCAGAGCCA AGCTCCAGACCGCAGGGACCCGGATCGTTCCTGGAGTCTCCCATTAGGGACCCAGGCCCCCTGTCACACGGGCCGCCCCCCCCAGGGCCGcgactccccccacctcccccctttgCACATGGCTACcgtccccctccaccttcccatcTGGCCCCTGGGATAAGACAGGCCAATGGGACTGAGGGAATGCCCAGTGCGGAGTTCCGGTACAGACCTCCTCCTAACGGACACCCAGCGATGATGGGTACCCGCCACGGGCCTCTTCTGGGTCCGGGTCCCATGCGCTTTCCTTCCAACATCCCACAACATCCAG gccCAGTGTTTGGAGGAGGCCCCCCAGGTCCATATCCCCCCTACCACCAGGACCTGCGCTTCCCTGGACCGTGGGATTAcggtgtccctccccagcagctGCCCCCTGGAACTGGCCCACCCCCTCCTCAGGATGGCAGACCGCTGGCTGCTCAAGGCTCCCAGGACCTCCCTGGGGGTCCCCAGCCCAGTGGAGGCCAGGGGCAGGACTGCATATCCCAGCAGGCAGCAGCCCAGGATCCAGTCAGGTCAACCATGTCTGAGCCTTGA